In Brassica napus cultivar Da-Ae chromosome C2, Da-Ae, whole genome shotgun sequence, the sequence AATGCGGCTTTGCCCCGTATTTGGAAAACGCCATCTGCTCcatctcctccatcacatctTGGTTTAACCTCGGGGTCAACGCATCGTCAGCTCGGTAATAGTTAAAGTCAATGACCACAGAGTCCTCTCCCTGGCCGAGATAAGCCTTTGAGCCCTTGATAAAACGTATGAGGATACCATTGTAGATGTCGATGCCGCAAAGTCTTTCTGGTTTCATGTCTCGTAGCTTCTTCACGTCGAGGATAAAGTCTCTAAACCGAGGTAATGGGAATATAGCAGTTGTCTCGTAGAAGAACAGACCATTGTATCTCGGATCCCAAGAACATGAGACATCAATTCTAAGGGAGGATGAGTAAAGACAAGACCCTGATGTCTGAATCTTTCCTTGGTTACCGATAACCGGATACCCGGTAAAGAGTAAACCATTGTTCTTTAAACCGTTCCCAGTTAATTTCTTGTAAGCCAACGTAGTATCAGCCGTCGTACACTTCCCACTCTCGCTTTTACTAGCTTCAAGTGACTTCTCtgcaacatttaaaaaaaaaaaaaaaacattttaaaatttaaccatCTAAACCGGAATAAACCGGATATGGTAATGATGTCtacagaaagaaaaaatgaaactaaCCTAATGCTCGAACCCCTTTAGAGATCAAGATAGGGTTGGACTGAAAACCAATGAAATCGTTGACTCCGTTGCCGGAGACGTTGACCGGTGAACGTACATCGTAACGGTAAACCGCGGTTTTTCTAGAAGGATACCAAGTTATGTCTCCGAACTCGAATTTCTTGCCATGATCCATGAAAATGTCTTCAAGAGCTACGTCAGATGTGAAGTTATACGTGATACTTCTCTTGAATGCTTTCTCTATCGAAAGCTTCACCTACATAATGATATTCAAAcctaataaattatttgtataaaCACAAAGAATAGTTAACGGTTTTAACTAATTATACTTGCTcaacttttttaatatatgaagttttagcaataaatttttttttctaaaacaaagcTGTATTGTCTTATCAGCATTCCGAACCCCGAAAACCAACTCGATGAAATATAATCAACATAAACTATGACAAAAAAACCGAGTCCAAACACCACTTGCAAATTTATTACCATTACGTTCTGAATTGTGCAAGCTATGGAGTCAATATAACCCAtaacaaattaataaaacatttagttttgcgtattttcttaataaaaaatattattaatcatctatttaatcaaaattcaacaaataaaaaataaactgtGTAATATGAAGAATTATTtagtataaaaattaatatttcacGTTAAAAACGTTATATAATTTGAAAcccattttttattaaaaaacgtATCTATTTAATAACGTTGGGAGTAATACCTTTGAGATTACTCCTAAAACACCCAGTGACActttaacggcgttaagaagcTTATCGTCTCTTCCTTCTTCAAGTCTAATAACTTTAGCGTAACGTTCAGATGAATTCGCTGGAACCACAAGGCTGATCCCGACAACATGATCGTGAACCGAACCGCCTCGTCCCGACCACGAGCTTCCGTGGGATCCAGTACTAATAAGCCCACCAATACTCACTCCTTCCCAATACGGTGACGTTCCAATGCTAAACCCAGCTGCTTCCACTTTATCGATCAGCTCTCTCAACGAAACTCCCGAGTCAGCCGTAACCGTTAACCGGTCCGGTTCGATTTCGATGACCGAGTTGTATTTTGACGTGCTGATTAGCATTGCGTCTGAACCGGAAGGGCAAGCGAGTTTCGGTATGGTGTGAGAGAACTTGGTAACGGTTTTGACCTTGAGATTGTGCTCAGATGCATAAGCCACGGCTTTACAAAGCTCCTCCTCCGTCGTCGGGTATGTGATGTTAGCCGCCTTGCAGGTTTTCCGGTCAGGCCACGTGCCGTAGGCGCTCGAGACGGTGCAGCCGGTTTGGTCGCATCGTACCGGTGGTTGTGGTGGCACGGAACGGACGGTCCATATAGTGACGAGGAGACAAAAGATTGAAAGAGATAGTGAGTGAGAAAAACGCATGATTATACGGAGTGATTATGTGGGCGGTACTCATGGTACTTAGTACTTATTTAGAGGAGAGGCGTTTGGAAATGTAAAACATTGCTTCGAAGGAAACAAATATTGCCAGATATCATATAATAATTGATTCCAAATCTTAtagattttcttataaatatgtggCTGAAATAGCATCTTTCTGTGTGAATAGTAATGATTATTTCATCTTTTTGACCAGCGCATTATCATaagaatataagaaattaaaattccTATAATCTAAGATCTGGGTCAAGAACTAAACTGCACAACTATGTTATCATCCCTTGATGAATTGGTGTCACTGTCACATATGAAAATCAATAGGTCTAAATAGTGAAAAGGCGGAAGTTGACAAAAGAGTTGATCTGGCAAAACAGTACAAAAAGCATGTTGTTGTGTGGGTGTGTTTTTAGAAAAAACAAAGCATGTAATGTTGGTTATAAAGAGTATGAATCATTTCGTTAGtgaaatatataagatatcgATGTTAATCAAATTCAATTTACATCAAAATAAATTGTTTACATTATCTAATAACGTGAATATTGCCTCTCCTAAAATAATGGATGTATGTAGAGATATTACATCACTTCCGAGACTAATAAAATAATTGGGCGAGGGTTATGAATCACAAGTTATTGACATCGGTTGCTTATTCAGAAAGTGATAAGATTACTGGATTAATGCaatatattttagttagttACGACTCCAGGAGTATTATTGGTATTCATTATCATGGAGTAAAAGGCAAACAAACCCTCTAAAGTCATTTTCGCCCTTGGCCAACCTATATTAAAAGATGTTCTTGTGGGAACGAACCCTCATGCCACTCAGGGGCAGCTCTTGTAGAAGTAGGACCGATTTTTACATGTTGATGGTTAAGTTAAGAAATACTTGGCCTGACCGGTCCAAAACTTGCATCTAATGGTTTATTGTGTATTGATCATTAAATGCGACGGTCTAAAACCTAAAACCAAATCCTTTTTTAAACAGGCAACCAACAAACGGATTAACTCAtcctaatatattttatatagaaatgaGGATTAATTTGGTTCAGTCTTTTTCCTTGTTGAATTAGGTACGTTTTCAGActgaaaaaaatccaaacaatattttgtcaaaattttgaaagcctttagtaaaaaaataatattttgtcaGTTTTGGGAATACTTTTTAATTTGTACtcttaaacattatatatatatatataaatatgtcgGTATCTCTCTTGCTTTGCCACATGAAAAATCGTTCGCTGCAGAGGCGACACGTGTCCATCACAACATTATTTGGGCTTCAGACTTATAAATTTTGGACCTTATACAACTCTAATTTTTCAAGTCCGGTAACCCACAAAGTCCATCTCTGAACCAGCAGCCGTAatcaattatatatagatagataacaaaaaaaatccacgTCATCGTAAACTACTTTACCACTTAAATTATTTGTCGGTTTCTTTAGGCTCTATTATTTATGACTCTAAATTTTGATTTGGGTCTATACAATAATATTATTCTTACTATAGTCAACTAGCAAATgaaaaatagatttgattcatccgccaatttatttttctaagttAATATATTGTCAATAATCGTATcccaattttaatttataaataaatagaatgaCGAGAGGTTTGAGATCAAACATTAAAATCGATGTGCCGTTAACCAGTACTACAAAGCTCTGCACACATGAAATTAGCCATGTGTTTACCCGTAACTGAAGAATCGAACCttaccaaataaaaaacaaaatcgaaagtaaatcaaatttcataaatcaggtatatttctatatatcatgtattctatatttttctgaaactaaaatatcaaaaacaaacgagaaccgaaccaaaatcaaTAAGTATCtcaatttgaaatttaatttacaaatctaaaatattaaataaacttagttttacagtaacaaaaatcataaaattattatttataaactgaaCTATCCAAAATGAATTATATGAATACCATTTccctaaattatttaaaattatataaactacctGATAATTTATCCAAAAAACTTAAATCACCTGTTTTTTTCCTCGCAAAAAacaatttatcaataaaatttactcaaattaaccaaaataatcTGAAACGCCCGTAACCGAAAGAGACccgattttgtttttgatattagCTGGTTCCCCACTTTGTTGtccaaactgaaccaaaaaacaaaatatctgaacgagaattgaatcaaattttatCAATAACCGAACATATCTTATATCtgtagaatttaaaaataaaataaaataaaccaaaacaattccaaaaaaaaaattataaaaaagtttgaattttaaaaaagtataattcgaaaacataaaaaaatatgttttttatttaaataattatttgttatatatatatcaagaacaaggatataagagtcttttgccacttattgaaaatatatttttaaaaatg encodes:
- the LOC106383183 gene encoding L-gulonolactone oxidase 3-like, with the protein product MRFSHSLSLSIFCLLVTIWTVRSVPPQPPVRCDQTGCTVSSAYGTWPDRKTCKAANITYPTTEEELCKAVAYASEHNLKVKTVTKFSHTIPKLACPSGSDAMLISTSKYNSVIEIEPDRLTVTADSGVSLRELIDKVEAAGFSIGTSPYWEGVSIGGLISTGSHGSSWSGRGGSVHDHVVGISLVVPANSSERYAKVIRLEEGRDDKLLNAVKVSLGVLGVISKVKLSIEKAFKRSITYNFTSDVALEDIFMDHGKKFEFGDITWYPSRKTAVYRYDVRSPVNVSGNGVNDFIGFQSNPILISKGVRALEKSLEASKSESGKCTTADTTLAYKKLTGNGLKNNGLLFTGYPVIGNQGKIQTSGSCLYSSSLRIDVSCSWDPRYNGLFFYETTAIFPLPRFRDFILDVKKLRDMKPERLCGIDIYNGILIRFIKGSKAYLGQGEDSVVIDFNYYRADDALTPRLNQDVMEEMEQMAFSKYGAKPHWGKNRKVGFFGVKQKYGPNFDKFLEVKNKLDPKMMFSSEWSDEILFGREGLKYDGCALEGNCVCSEDRHCSPSKGYFCRQGLVYTQARVCRFSSAKVSMA